The Alteromonas macleodii ATCC 27126 genome segment ACTCTCCAAACCCAGATTTTGACAACGACGGTCATCGCATTTCTTTAAACTTTGTCGATCAATTTGCCGACGATACGATTGGTTTAGCGCTAACTGTTGCGAGCATGGAGTCTCCACGTCAGGAGCAACACTTCCGCGGTTGGGGTTACGCCACAGTAAACACTACACCAGAAAACACGTTTGACGATAACGGAAATCCTCTTTGGAACCCTCGTCGTTATGATGGTCAAGACACTGTAGACGTTCCTGATGGTACTGTTGTATTGGGCGGTCACGATTCATTCCAGCGTTCAGCAATGCTAGAACGTGACTCAATTGCCGCTGTAGTCCAGTGGGCGCCTACCGATAAGCTCAATATTCAACTTGATGCGCTTTATATCGATTTTGTTGAAGACGATGTACGCCGTGGTCTTGAAGAAGGCGGTGCAGAGTGGGGTACAAGCGCTTACACAATCACTGGTGTTGAAAACGGTCTGGTAACTAGTGGTTACTCTGATGGTTTCTATAGCGTTGTTCGTAACGATGCGCGTCGTCAAGAAGCAGACCTAACCACAGTAGGCATTAATGCTGAATACCAAATCAACGACTCTTGGACACTAGAACTAGATTACTCTACCGGTAAAGTTGAAAAAGAAATTATCGATGTAGAAAGCTACTCAGGTGTAGGTCGTGCTGGTACTGAAGGCCGTCCAATTACTGCACGTAGCTGGGAAATGACATCTTCTGGAGTAATGTTCTCTGACCACCCAACTATTGCACCAGTTGACCTTACCGACCCAACACTTATTAGCCTTGCTGGTCCGCAAGCATGGGGCGCACGTCCGTTACTTGAGTCTGATGCACAGGATGGTTTCGTAAACCAGCCGCTTTTCGAAGAAGAGCTTGATACCCTTCGTTTCGACGTTAAAGGCTATGTAGATTGGGGTGTGGTAACAGGCCTATCTGCTGGTGTTGTATATTCTGACCGCTCTAAATCTAAAGACAATAACGGTGCTTACCTAACAGCGCCTTCATATCCTGGAAATGCTGCTATTCCTGAAGTGCTAGGCGTAACGAACCTTAACTTTATTGGAATTGACGGCGTGTTAGCGTACGACTCGCTAGGTCTTTTCGAAAGTGGTTATTACATTGAAAGCGATGCAAGCCGCGTTCAAAACGATCGCTTAGGTGATACTTACACCGTTGATGAAGAACTACTTACCCTTTACACCAAACTAGATTTGGAAATGGAAGTTGGCGATATTTGGGTGCGCGGTAACGTAGGCCTTCAAGTAGTAAGTGCAGATCAAGAATCAACAGGTTTCTCTGCAACGTCTGACCGCGAAGGTTACACCATTGCTAGCCCTGTAACAGGTGGCGCAGACTACACAGATGTTCTTCCAACACTTAACCTTTCAGCAGAAGTGGCTGAGGGCCAGTTTGTTCGCTTGGGCTTGAGCAAAGTTATTTCTCGTCCGCGTATGGATGACATGCGTCCAAATACTCAGGTTACGTTCTCGTTCAACGATAACCAAATTACTAGCACTGAAATTGAAAATGGTCCATGGGGTGGTAGTGCTGGTAACCCTGAATTGCGTCCGCTTGAAGCTAACCAGTTTGACTTAGCTTATGAGAACTACTTTGCAGATACAGGTTATGTAGCTGTGTCGTTCTTCTATAAAGACATTAAAAATTGGCACCGCAGCACGTCAATTGTGGCTGATTTCACAGAGTTTTATATTCCTGAGCTACATCAGGGCTCTGAAGGTCAAACTCCTGTATTGTTCACAGGTCAAGTAAGCAGTGTTCTTGATGGTTTCGAAGGCTTTGTTCGCGGTTACGAATTACAAGGTTCACTTCCATTTGACATGATCCATGATTCACTTGAAGGCTTCGGCTTGTTCGCAAGTGCAACCTTTATGGATGGTGAAGTTGACGCGGCTCCGGGTCAAACTGAAACACGTATTCCTGGACTATCTGAAGAGTCTTACAGTATGACTTTCTTCTATGAGAATGCTGGTTTCGAATTCCGTCTTGCGGCAACAAAACGCGATCAGTACCTAACTGAAGAACGTGGTGTTAGTTTGGCGTTAGTTGATGCAACGAAGCAAGGCGGTACGCTTGTTGATGCGCAAATTGGCTATGACTTTAGCGAGTCTGGTATCGAATATCTAGAAGGCCTGCGTGTTACTTTACAAGCACAGAACCTGACCGATGAAGATGATATTCAAGCGTCAGCGGCTGACGGCCGTCAAATCACGCAGTTCCAAACTTATGGAACGAACTACTTGCTAGGATTTAACTACAAGTTCTAATTTCTTCGTGTGTGTAAAGCCACCTGCTGCTTTTTGTTTTAGCTTGTGCTAAAAGAGAGAGCAAATGGTGGCTTTTCTTTTTGTATGAAAGGAACCCTTCAAAATTTTTGGTACGAATTGCGAGAAGTTTATGCAAGATCCTCATAATAAACCGATAAAGCGTGTAGTGATTGCCGGCGGTGGAACGGCAGGTTGGTTAGCTGCATCATTAATGAAAAAGGTGTTGGGTAAAGCAGTTGATATTACTCTGGTTGAATCTGAAGCGATTGGTACGGTCGGTGTTGGCGAAGCTACCATCCCCCCAATACGCCTAGTAAACCAAGTGTTAGGTATCGACGAAGCACAGTTTCTTCATGATACTAAAGCAACGATAAAACTTGCTATACGGTTCGAAAATTGGAAAACGAAGGGTGAAAGCTACTATCACACCTTTGGTGCGCCGGGCAAAAGCATGGCGTTTTGTCATTTTCATCACTACTGGGTAAAGGCGCGCCAGCAAGGCCTAAAAGACGACCTGTGGGATTTTGACCTAAATTACCATGCCGCTGAAGCGGGACGATTTGCGCAGATAAATGCCAAAGACCCAGTCGTTGAGCTACCTTTCGCTTATCATTTTGACGCCAGTTTATACGCTCAGTATTTACGAAAGCTGAGTGAAAATATGGGGGTTGTACGCAAAGAAGGTAAAATTTCACGTGTTCAACGTTTTACCGACAGCGGTTTTATTCAAGCACTTCACTTAGAAAGTGGTGACGTGGTTGAAGGGGACTTATTTGTTGATTGCACGGGCTTTAAGGGACTATTGATAGAGGAAGCGCTGGGCGCTGGTTACGACGATTGGTCTCACTTACTTCCTTGTGATAGTGCCATTGCAGTACCGTCTGAGCGACATGAAAAAACCGCGCCTTACACGCGCTCTATTGCCCACGATGCAGGTTGGCAATGGAGGATCCCACTGCAACACAGAAATGGTAATGGCCACGTATATAGTTCACGCTATATCAGTGATGATCAGGCCTGTGACACCTTGTTGTCAAACTTAGATACCAAACCATTGGGTGACCCTAAACTGATAAAGTTTACGACGGGCAGACGACGTAAGCAGTGGTACAAAAACGTAGTAGCAGTAGGTCTATCAAGTGGATTCTTAGAGCCACTTGAATCTACCAGTATTCACCTCATTCAATCTGCAATTGTTCGCTTAATTCAGTTGTTTCCCCACAACGGCTTTGCACCGAGCTTGGAAACGGAATATAACAAGCAGTCTGAATTAGAGTTCGAACAAATCAGAGATTTTCTTGTTTTGCATTACACCGTAAATGAGCGAACCGATAGTGCCTTTTTCAATGACATGCGAAATATTACTTTGCCCGATTCCCTAGCACATAAAATTGCGTTGTTTAAAGAAAGCGGTAATCTGCTACGAGAACAAAATGATCTATTCCTTGAAAGCTCATGGCTACAGGTCTTGTACGGTCAGGGGATTACTCCTAAGGATTATCACGGTTTGGTAAACAGTGTGCCTGAAGTTCAGTTAAATCAAATGTTAACAAGGTTGTTGGAAATCAAAAAAGAGCCCATTGCTAAGTTGCCGACACATGACGAGTATATAAATGGGATGGTTGCAAAGTATAAGCGCGCAATGAGTTGAATAATTTCATATGGTTAGAAGTGCTGCGAACGAACGCATTAGCTAACTAAACAGGTAAAGGATAAAGCAGCCAAAAGGCTGCTTTATTCGTTTTTAAGGATGAATTGTTACAATTATGCTGGTTTTTTACTGGTAAATTAAAAATATGTTGCGCCGATGTAAATGAATACGTATGCATAGCATTGCTCCCTTTTTATACAAAACAGTAGTATTTGGTGTTGAACCATAAGAGGCATTTTTGGGTGTGGTAGTCCTAAAAGTGTCGATAATAAACAAGGAATGGGACACCAATGAAAACATTCAAACCCAGCACTATCATGGCGGCCTTGATAAGTAGTGGGGTCGCGTTTAGCGCAGCTCCACTTTATGCCCAAGAGTCACCAGACACCTCAATAGACGAAGTTGAACGACCACAAGAAGATACCTTAGAGCGTATTGAAGTACGTGGTTTTAGTACCAGCTTGATCCAATCACTAAACCAGAAACGCTTCTCCGATACGGTTTCTGAACAAATATCTGCAGACGATTTGGGCGGACTTCCCGATGTGTCGATGGCGGATGCACTGACCCGCTTGCCGGGTATCTCTGCGGTAAGAACCGGGGGGCAAGCCGCGCAGATAAACATTCGTGGTCTATCCGGTGACTTTGTGTTTTCTACATTAAACGGTAGAGAGCAGGTATCGACCAGCGGAAGTCGGGCAATTGAGTTTGATCAGTATCCTTCAGAGCTTATTAGTGAGGCAGCGGTTTATAAATCACCCAAGGCATCGCTTATTGAGGGGGGTATAGCGGGTACGGTAGAACTTAAAACTGCATCTCCACTTGCCATTGAAGAGCAGCATAAATTCAGCGCCAACATGCGTGGCATGTACAACGATAGAGCGTCAGAGGTAAGTGATGCTACAGAGTATGGACATAGACTGAGTTTTTCATATCAAGGTAAATTCCTTGACGATACGCTAGGTGTATCACTAGGTTATGCTCGTTTATTCCAACCGAGCGTTTCTACTCAATTCATTGGTTTAGCTTATAACGGTCAAGTTGATGTAGACGGACTTGAAGGTGATATAGACGGGCCAGCAGATTGCCCCAATTGTGAACTCATTTCAGAAGGCTTTGAAATGCAGCACAAGGGCGGGGAAGAGACTCGCGATGGTTACGTTGCCGCGTTTGAATGGGCACCTATCGATACCTTTACACTTAAAGCTGATGCTTTTATCTCGAAATTTGATTCCGAAGCCTTTGCACGTGGATTTCGCGTTAAGCTAGGTGGAATAAACGCTGGTATAACTAATCCTGTAGTAGTAAATAATAGCGTAATTGGCGGCACATTTTCTCGTACAGACAACAGCTTTACCCGTGTTGAGTTGGTAAACGACGACAACCAAGATTTCGACAGTGTTACCAACTTAGGCGTGAATGCTAGCTGGGAGATATCGCCAGATTTAGCGGTTCAGTTTGACATCTCCCGTTCAAGTGCTGAAAGCGACTTCAGAAACGGCTTACTGTGGTCGCTTGTTGGCGAAGATGCGACAGCGGCAAACCCCGTGTTCGACGAAAACGTCCAAATTTCTTATTTACTCAACGGTTTAAACTTACCTGATATCGGTTTTAATCAAAGTGATGCTTTTACGGACTTAGACCGTGTAATGGTAAGTAAATACGGTATTTATCCGTATGAAAACAAAGATGAGTTAGACGCCTATCGCGTAGACTTCCAATATTATGTCGATGTGCCAATCATTTCTGGCTTTGAATTTGGCTATCGTTACTCAGACCGGGAATATAACAATGACCGCTCTGTGTTTGAATACGGCAACGATAGTGCATTCTCAGTAAGCGAACCGCCACTTCAGTTAACTTCTGATATGGTCGAAGAGGTTAATTGGAGCGGTGATTTTGGTTATTTTCCAAGTTATCTTTCCGTTGATCTAGACAGTGCACTTAATGCTTGGTTTCCAAGCGGTAGGCCACAGCCTGTTCAAACGTGGGGACCAGGAGCTGCCGGCGTTATCAATGGTCCAGGTACCGGGCCTGCTACTGCGTGGACGCTACAAGAAAGTGGCGATGTATTTGAAACTGTGAATTCTGCTTACTTGATGGCAAACATTAATACAGAAATTGGCAGTATTCCTGTTACAGGTAATGTTGGTGTTCGTTACGTTAAAAGTAAACAAAGTTCAACGACACTACAGCGTGCTACTCAGTTAATTGAAGACCTTGAGACCGGAACATCGGTTGAAGTTAGTGACCCTACGGCTGGTGCACAAAACATTACCGACGACGTAGGGTTAATTAATAACTTTTATCGCCCAGCGTTGATAAGTCACGAATATTCTGACGTTTTGCCTTCAATTAACCTGAACTTTAAACTTACAGATGACACGCAACTTCGTGTAGCTGCTGCAAAAGTGATGGGCAGAGCGCCAATAAACCGTTTTGCCGCAAATGCGTCAACCACTATTGAAACGGTTACCGCTTTCCAAGACAGAGACTCGGGTGAAATTACGCTTTCCAACCCTACGGCAAGGGTTAGTGGTAGCGCCCGTAACAGCCCTTATTTAGAGCCATTCTATGCAACTCAATACGACGTTTCGTGGGAGTATTATTTCTCAGATACGGAAGGCGCATTAGTTGTCGCTGGCTTTTATAAAGACATTGAATCGTTCGTAGAAGACATTGAAATAGAGCCTTATGATTTTGAAGCAAACGGCATTGTAATTCCTGATAACGTAAGTGTGCCGGTTTACTTGACGCCAGAGTTTGCAGGGCAGGAAGCCGAACTAGCGCTCGATGAAAATGGCGACCCCATCTTTATTACCGTCCCTACTGAAAATGGTAGCTACAGCACAGCCGTAAACAATGCCGAAGGTGGCTATATTCGCGGTTTAGAAATCGCCTATACGCAAATTTATAGCATGCTGCCTGGCATGTGGTCAGGCTTAGGCGTTAGCGCAAGTTACTCTTACACCGAAAGTGAAATTCAACGCACGCTAGGTGATGACGTGTATGCCGCTAACTTACCAGGTCTTTCTGAAAACGTTGCTACGCTAACCGTGTTTTGGGAATACGAAGGTTTTGAAACTCGCTTGTCTAGCCGATATCGCGACGCATTTGTTTCGCAGCAAGTAGCGGTAAACGATCAGGTGGTTAATTTTGATGAAGAATTGGTTATTGATTACCAAGCGTCGTACGAGATTAACGACAATTGGAGCGTACTATTTCAAGTTAACAACCTAACAGACGAGCCAACGAAGAGCTATTTCTCATCAGAAGAGCAAACCGGCACTATCCAATACTTTGGTACGCAATATTACCTAGGGATGACATATCAACTATGAAAATCAGCATCTTAGGTAATTTATTTAGCAACACGAAGGAATATTCGGTTGCCAAAAGTAGCGAAAATATTCAGGAGAATTCTATGTTTACTAAAAAAAGAGTAGTGCGCGCTGCGTTACTCGTAGTAGGCGCATATACACTTGCAGGTTGCGGTGGCTCGGGCGTAGAGTCGGGCACGAACGATCTGCTTACCTGTGAGGTGCCAAATGTACCTAATTCAACAGGTACGGCTTGTGAACCGCCACCACCTATTCAATGCGATGCGCCGCTCGTACCTAATGAAGCGAACGATGCATGTGAAGCCGGTGCTGATCCAAGTTTACCTGCACCTGTATTTACCCCTTCATCTAATCAAGCTGTACTTTATTATAATCGGGCTGCTGTTGACGCTGATAACTCAAGTAACGATGCAGCTTATGAAGGCTGGAGGCTACATACTTGGAATAATGACGAGTGTGATGCTTATGCTGACGCAGACACGGATTGGGCCAACGGTCGCATTCATAGCGGTATCGATCCAAACTATGGTGCGTATTGGATTCTAGACCTCAAAGAAGGGTATGGAAGCTGCCACAATTTCATCATCCACAAAGGCACTGACGATGCCGGAAAAGAAATGGGGGGCGGAGACTTCCAGGGTTCTTTAGTACAAGATGATGAAACATTTGTACGCATGAATTTTACCCTCTCTGGCGAGGCAACCATATTCGAGTTTCCTATCATGTCTCTTGGTCCTCAGCCTGTTGATATCGAGGGTTTTGGCGCGCATTGGTTAGATGCCAACACTATTTTATGGGACGTACCTGAAACTGTTTCAGAGGTGAAACTTCACTATTCAGCACAGGCTGACTTAGAGAGCACGCTGGAAGAGGGTATTAACGGTACTCAAGTAACGTTAATGAGTACAACACTTACCGAAGAGCAATCTGCCCGTGCGCCGCACTTATCTGCTATGCAGGCTTGGGAAGGCGACTGGTCGTTCGAAGATGCTAAAACCGTGTTGACGACACAAGCCGTAGTAGGGGGTTACGATGCTGACGGTGCGCTTGTTGTTGCGACCGGGATCCAGCTGGCTAACGGAATAGACGCACTATATACGCTCGGTGAAGACGATGCCGACGAAGCTCAACTTGGTGGTATCTACTCTGATACAGGTATTACTGCCGCATTGTGGGCGCCTACTGCTTCAAATGTTGATCTTCTGATTTATAACGACAACAAGACATTAAGCCAACGTATTGATATGGTTCGCGATGATACGTCTGGTGTCTGGCGTCATGAAGGCGATATGTCCCTAGACCGTCAGCTTTACCGTTATGAAGTTACCGTCTATCACCCTATTACGGGGAATGTAGAAACGCTGCTTGTTACAGACCCATATTCTGTGTCACTAAGCACAAACGGCCGTTTCTCTCGCTTCGTAAATCTAGCTGATGATGATTTAAAACCACAAGGCTGGGATACTCATACTATTCCGACGGTTGAAAATTATGAAGATGCAGTCATTTACGAAGGGCACGTTCGTGACTTTAGCGTACGTGATATGTCTACGTCTGAGGAAAATAGAGGTAAATACCTTGCCTTTACTGAAGAGGGCACAGCACCGGTTGAGCACCTTAAAAAGCTTGTTGAAGCAGGGCTTACTTACTTCCATATACTTCCAGCAAATGACATTGCAACCATCGATGAGGATCCAACAAAAACGGTAGATTTATACGATACGGTAGGCAAACTGTGTCGCTTAAATAGCAATGCTGCGGTATGTGAAGAAGAAAGCGCTGATGCATTGTTAATTGACGTTTACAACAGTTACGATCCTTTATCTCAAGCGGGTAAAGCCCAGCAGCTTACTAATGATTTACGCAATCTAGATACATTCAACTGGGGCTATGATCCTCATCACTTTAACGCGCCGGAAGGCAGCTATGCGTCGAGTGCAGAGGGAGTAGAACGCATTGTAGAAATGCGCGCCATGATCCAAGCACTTCACGAGATGGGGCTACGTGTTGCACTTGATGTAGTCTATAACCATACCAATGCGTCGGGTGTTTTCAGTAAGTCAGTATTAGACAAAGCGGTACCGGGCTACTATCACCGTTATGAAGTGGATACTGGTGCGATTGTTCGTGAAACGTGCTGTGATGACACAGAGCCTCGCAATGTCATGATGGAAAAGTTCATGGAAGATTCGCTGCTCATGTGGACTGAGCATTATAAGTATGACTCATTCCGTTTCGACATCATGAGCCAAGCTACAAAAGACACTATGGTACGCTTGCGTGATGCAGTCCAAGCTATCGATGCTGACAATTATTTCTACGGTGAAGGCTGGACTAAAATAGACCGCGGTTACGAGCAAGCGAGCCAGCTCAATATGGCTGGTACCGAGATTGGTACCTATAACGACCGTATTCGCGAAGCTATTCGCCAGGGCGCTATCTTTAGACCGGAAGATGAAGGGCTATTAAGCGCGCAAGACCGTGTAAAAATGGGCATGATCGGAACGTTAAAAGACTATGTTTTGGAGACGTCTTCAGGAAGTGCAGGCGCTACCAGTAACTTAGGCGGCTATGCAGAAGATCCTGCGGATATCATTAACTACGTGTCGAAGCACGATAATGAAACACTGTGGGATCAGTTAAACTACACGCTTCCACAAGATATTACTCTAGAACAGCGGGTTCGTGCCCAAAATGTAGCAATGGGTATTAATCTTGTGTCTCAAGGTATTCCATTTTTACAAATGGGCGGCGACATGCTTCGCTCAAAATCAATGGATAGAAATACCTATGATGCGGGCGACTGGTTTAACTACGTCGATTTCACCTACGAAACGAACAACTGGAACGTAGGTTTACCGTTGGCACAAGACAACGAAGCCCGTTGGGAAGAAATGGGTGAATTCATTTACAATCCAAATCGCGCGGCCTCAATGGCAGATATAATGTTTGCCTCTGATGTGTTTGCAGAATTGCTTAATATTCGAATGACAAGTCCGCTGTTTAGATTAACCACCGCTGAAGACATCATCGACCGTATAGGATTCCACAATATTGGCGCACGCCAGCAGCGTGGTCTTATAGCGATGAGCATTGATGACGGCATATCTGAAAACAGCGAAGTACCTCGCCTAGATTTAGACATGATGAATGATGCGGTTATGGTGCTAGTGAATACAGGGTATGAAGAGAAGTCTATCACGGTAAACACAGCAACAGGCTTTTCGCTTCACGCCACACAAATGAATTCTGTCGATGCAGCGGTACGCGGCGCCACATTTGTAGAAGGTGAAGATGGTAATGGAACCTTTACCGTTCCTGCACTAACTATTGCTGTTTTCGTAAAACCACAGTCTGGAGCTCAAGGTTATGGTCTATCACCGTATGCCACGTCTGGTGCGCCTGATGTTGTTCCTTACGGCGACACCATCGCTTACCTGCGTGGAGATATGAATGGTTGGTCAACGGATGATGCATTTACCTATCAGGGTGACGGTAAGTACACCGTAACAGCTACACTTGAAGGTGGCGTTACATATGGATTCAAATTCGCATCTGAAGATTGGAGTACAGTGAATTTTGGCGCAGCGGATGGTGAAGAAGGTACAGTAATAGCGGGCGAAGAAAAGGTTCTTGCACGTACTAATACCAACCTTTCATTTACACCAGCGACGAGCGCGACCTACCTATTTACTATTGATGCGACTGATAGCGAAGCACCAATCCTTATGGTTGAAAACGAAGAGCCCTATGTTGGCACACCAGTGTATCTTCGTGGTGCAATGAACGACTGGGGTACGGCTGAGGAGTTTGCGTACCAAGGCGGACGTATTTACACTTTCTCTCGTGATGTTGAACCAGGAACTTACGAGTTTAAGGTTGCTTCAGAAGATTGGAGTACCGTGAACTTCGGTGCGATATCAGCAGATGATTCAGATCGCAACCTTGCGCCTGGTCAGACTTTGGGGCTCGCCGCTACTAACGACAATCTTATTTTGAACATTGAAACCGCCGACCGCTATGTGTTCGTATTCAACGTCACTGATTTAAATGCGCCAACCATTGGTGTATTTAAAGAAGCGTTTTGGGGCGACACTCAAGTTTATATCCGTGGTGGTATGAATGGCTGGGGAGCTGTCGATATGTTTGAATATCAAGGAGAAGGTGTTTATACCGCAGACATTGAATTGAGCGCAGGTAGTATTGAATTCAAAGTCGCTTCTGAAGACTGGTCGACAGTAAACCTTGGCAACCCGAACGATGCAGCAATCAACGTAGTAACGCCTAGCGAGCCGAAAACACTTGGCGCAAGTAACAATAATCTAATGATTGAAGTTGCAGAGTCTGGTCTATACGAGTTTAAGGTATCTGGCCCTGATGGAAATGCACCTACGTTAACGGTTACGAAAAAGTAAGACCGAATAAACGCTAATTTGGTAAATTTCTAATAAACCAAGATTTAAAAACCGCGACGTAGTTCGCGGTTTTTTGTTTTTGGCATATCTCTTGATTCTCTAGTAGTATCACCAAGAAAATAGTGGTCGTACCAGAGTGGTTGAATTTATTCAAAAGGAGATGAAAATGAAACGTGCACTCGTTGTTGAAGGTGGCGCTATGCGCGGAGTTTTTGCAGCAGGCGTGTTAGACAAATTCATGGAGCATGACTACCATTCGTTCGACTTCGCGATTGGTGTTTCAGCTGGCGCAACTAATCTTTCAACCTACGTGTCGAAAATGCATGGGCTTAGTAAAACCATCATCACGCAATACGCCACAAAGAGGGAGTTTTTTAGCCCGCTTCGTTTCATAAAAGGTGGGCACATGACAGATGTTCATTGGCTATGGCATCACTCTAAACAGTCCATGAATATACCTGCACCAGGTGAAAAAAGCAGCATGCCACTGTATGTTGGGATTACTAATGCAGAGTCAGGTGAATGTGAATATATACAAGCCACCAAAGATAATGTTGATGATTTAATGGTAGCTTCCTGTGCGTTGCCAACTGCATACCGAGACGAAATTTCAATAAACGGTACGCGATACTTGGACGGGGGAGTGGCAGATGCAATACCTGCTATCCAAGCATACAAAATGGGTGCGAAGGATATCACGGTTATTCTTTCTCAACCGTTAGGTTTTACAAAACCAGAAGTAAAGTCTGTTTGGCTAATGCAAAAGATGTATGGCAACCAGCCTGCGCTACTCGATAAGATGTTGCAGCGTGCAGCCATTTATAACGAAACGTTAGCTTTTCTCAATAATCCACCCGACGACTGCACAATCCGTGTGATAGCGCCTGATGAAGCTTTTTGCGTTAAGCGTTTAACTATGGATAAGAAGAAGTTATTGCGAGGCTACGGTCAAGGGCGGCGCATGGCAAGACGCTATCTTAAACATTGCTATGAGAATTCAGTGGAAAGACAGCGCAAAAGCGCATAGCTACCAGACTGATTTCTTCTTTCTGTACAAAGCCTGTATGCAAATCGCAACAAAAGGCTTATAGAGCTTGGTTTTTTTTCCAAGCTTTTTTTTATCTCCAATAAAACTCTAATTTTCAGTATCTTACCCTGTTTCAATTTGGCAACAGTTTAAACTTAAGTTACTAATTCTTACTTCTAGTACCAGTCTTACACATCGTGAATTGTTGAATTTAGCAACGCTATTTCCCTTACATCGCTTATAACGAGCGCTGTTGTCTTCCCGTTTGAACATAAGTTGCCATTTTTCCTATTTTAGTAACATTTTGAAAAAAATGAATTTTATCGAGTTTATGAAGCATTCTTATGTAAACTTTGCAGGCAATGTGCAATATTTTCATTAAACTGGTCTGCATCTTGCTGAACAGGTGGCAATAAACGCTGTTTTTTTAACGATGCGAAGATGTCAGATGGTTCATTTATCTCAACATTAAATCCTTCTTAAAAAAGGGATTGAGTAAATAGACCAAACTGTCACACGTTATTAAAATATAGAAATTATAATCGACCACGCTTTGCAATATCACGTGCTTCTCGATAACAAGAGGAGACCAAT includes the following:
- a CDS encoding alpha-1,6-glucosidase domain-containing protein, which encodes MFTKKRVVRAALLVVGAYTLAGCGGSGVESGTNDLLTCEVPNVPNSTGTACEPPPPIQCDAPLVPNEANDACEAGADPSLPAPVFTPSSNQAVLYYNRAAVDADNSSNDAAYEGWRLHTWNNDECDAYADADTDWANGRIHSGIDPNYGAYWILDLKEGYGSCHNFIIHKGTDDAGKEMGGGDFQGSLVQDDETFVRMNFTLSGEATIFEFPIMSLGPQPVDIEGFGAHWLDANTILWDVPETVSEVKLHYSAQADLESTLEEGINGTQVTLMSTTLTEEQSARAPHLSAMQAWEGDWSFEDAKTVLTTQAVVGGYDADGALVVATGIQLANGIDALYTLGEDDADEAQLGGIYSDTGITAALWAPTASNVDLLIYNDNKTLSQRIDMVRDDTSGVWRHEGDMSLDRQLYRYEVTVYHPITGNVETLLVTDPYSVSLSTNGRFSRFVNLADDDLKPQGWDTHTIPTVENYEDAVIYEGHVRDFSVRDMSTSEENRGKYLAFTEEGTAPVEHLKKLVEAGLTYFHILPANDIATIDEDPTKTVDLYDTVGKLCRLNSNAAVCEEESADALLIDVYNSYDPLSQAGKAQQLTNDLRNLDTFNWGYDPHHFNAPEGSYASSAEGVERIVEMRAMIQALHEMGLRVALDVVYNHTNASGVFSKSVLDKAVPGYYHRYEVDTGAIVRETCCDDTEPRNVMMEKFMEDSLLMWTEHYKYDSFRFDIMSQATKDTMVRLRDAVQAIDADNYFYGEGWTKIDRGYEQASQLNMAGTEIGTYNDRIREAIRQGAIFRPEDEGLLSAQDRVKMGMIGTLKDYVLETSSGSAGATSNLGGYAEDPADIINYVSKHDNETLWDQLNYTLPQDITLEQRVRAQNVAMGINLVSQGIPFLQMGGDMLRSKSMDRNTYDAGDWFNYVDFTYETNNWNVGLPLAQDNEARWEEMGEFIYNPNRAASMADIMFASDVFAELLNIRMTSPLFRLTTAEDIIDRIGFHNIGARQQRGLIAMSIDDGISENSEVPRLDLDMMNDAVMVLVNTGYEEKSITVNTATGFSLHATQMNSVDAAVRGATFVEGEDGNGTFTVPALTIAVFVKPQSGAQGYGLSPYATSGAPDVVPYGDTIAYLRGDMNGWSTDDAFTYQGDGKYTVTATLEGGVTYGFKFASEDWSTVNFGAADGEEGTVIAGEEKVLARTNTNLSFTPATSATYLFTIDATDSEAPILMVENEEPYVGTPVYLRGAMNDWGTAEEFAYQGGRIYTFSRDVEPGTYEFKVASEDWSTVNFGAISADDSDRNLAPGQTLGLAATNDNLILNIETADRYVFVFNVTDLNAPTIGVFKEAFWGDTQVYIRGGMNGWGAVDMFEYQGEGVYTADIELSAGSIEFKVASEDWSTVNLGNPNDAAINVVTPSEPKTLGASNNNLMIEVAESGLYEFKVSGPDGNAPTLTVTKK
- a CDS encoding patatin family protein, with the translated sequence MKRALVVEGGAMRGVFAAGVLDKFMEHDYHSFDFAIGVSAGATNLSTYVSKMHGLSKTIITQYATKREFFSPLRFIKGGHMTDVHWLWHHSKQSMNIPAPGEKSSMPLYVGITNAESGECEYIQATKDNVDDLMVASCALPTAYRDEISINGTRYLDGGVADAIPAIQAYKMGAKDITVILSQPLGFTKPEVKSVWLMQKMYGNQPALLDKMLQRAAIYNETLAFLNNPPDDCTIRVIAPDEAFCVKRLTMDKKKLLRGYGQGRRMARRYLKHCYENSVERQRKSA